TTCATTTATGAAACACAAATATGATCACAAACCTTCTCAGTTTAAGTTCTTCTCTTTTACTGAACAgtaaaatcatcatcatcatcattatagtGCTTTTGCTGGTTGCTGATGCCCAGTCTCAGTGTCTGAAACTGGTCTGCTGTCCATTTGGTGACCCTGGGAGTCCAGTGGGCCATGATACAATCCAGTCAGCTTTAGAACCACAACCTCTACTTACTAATGCACTAACTTTATCTATAGCGATAACTACTGCAATCGAGATTGTGAAGAGAAGTTTGGCAGCTAGTGAGATGTGACCCCCTGATGATGTGAAGCTGCCTTTTGATTCTGTTCATGTTTGACAAGTTTCCACTTTAAGTAAGTTTTGTTTGGGgattttaattgaaatgaaGAATTATTACGCTGTTGTATTATTATTTCCACTTCAGATAAAATGATCAGGGGCCTAAAACTCAAATTTCATGGTTAATGAAACTAAAACCACTCAGGTTAAAGATCATAAATCAGCGTGAACTGTTCTAGTGTGTCTCCACCAATACAATACAGTACTCACCTGATCGTAGAGCTGCTTCCCTGTGGTATTGGGTTGAAAGGAAAACTCCAGCTCAGCGTCCATCGTGGTGACGCGAACGTTGACCTGCAGTAGAAAAAGTAATTTGGGATTGAAGGGATATATttcaatataattttatttagttttactgATTTTTCCTGGTATCCATCAATCTCGGATTGCTTGGAGGAGCAtgccattttcattttgttataataataattcatttagGAACAACTGTGGTTATGTCATGAAACACATTTCATAGTAACAAAAAATAAGATGTGGAGCTGTGGAGTGGATTGTTCATAAACTGTAATTGCTCACTATCTCATTAGACTTTGGACTACCCTTGCAAGGTGCCACAAGGTTGCACAAATGCAGATTAAAGTAGCTAAATAGTCACTGCTTGCCAAGTTCCCTCTCACCATTGTTAACAAAACGGATCTTTCTtataataaaaccaataaaaacgTTACACACATTTGACTTTCaagtattttcagaataaatttCCACGGATAGAGTTACTTTCCATATTTTCCAAAAAAGCATCACGAATGTATTCCATGACCCCGGCCTGCAGATGTTACACAATCGTTTTATGAAGTTACACTCGAGCACACCCCGAGTGTCATAAAGATAAATCCACCGAAACCTGGGCAACAAAAACTGGAAGATCCGCTGACTAAACCTCccgtgtttctcttttttttagaGATCGTCTGTTTAAATCTGAACACAAAACCTCCTGCTGATGCATTCAGCAATGTTAGCTACTAGAGCATGACCTTTTCTTTAAGCAATGACTTGAATAAATCAGTGTATTTCTGCAttccattccttttttttctctgtttactTGGATTGCACTTTTTTGGGATCTGTGTAcctttcaatttcaaaaatcgTGTTTTCCAGAATATGAACAGAACCTGTAACCAATAGAACGTCATAAAAAATGGAGACATGACCTGCCCAGAGTGGCTTTCTCCTTGAAGTGTCAATATAAGCCAAGATTTACAGACTTAATGCACAATCCGACCGTTCTTATCAGTTTCCCTGCAGAGTTTCTGAATATGTAATTCCAGCGGAGGGAATTTACAACTTCCAATAAAAACGGGTTAATTTAGTTTGATTGGGAATTGATTATTTCTGACTCTCTCACAAAGTTGAAGGAGAGTAATGAACCTGTCAATCTGTATTCATGAGATGATAAAAAGTGCAGCGTTGCAGAAACAGAAACCACAATTATATACAACCAAACAGACAGCATACAGCCCAGTTTTAGCAATGAAATACCTTtttagtgtcttttttttttcttccaggaaTGTGTGCACCATAGGTCAAACTCTACTTTTGGTTAATGAGTAAATGCCAAGAAGGACAAGTGCCCCTTGGAAATAAGGCACAAGCTTAGAcgtagggggaaaaaagaaagctgTGACTGAAACTAAAGATCATGATTTACCCCTGAATTCAAGTTTTTCAAGATGTGAATTTAGGCTCACTGGGATCAGCAACATTCAGAACTTATAATTGATCAGCCTGGTCCAACTTTCAAAGTTGGACCAGGAAGCACCAGTTAAGCAATAAAACACCAAATCTTACCGTTTTGGGCATCTTGGTTCAGGTCGGTGGGCAAACTCCAGCAGAAGAAAGTGTTTCCCAGACTGAAGGAGGCTGCAGTGGCAGACTCCCAGCAGATCTTCTGCCTGATAAAGAACGCAGCTCGGCGCTGGCTGGCAGACTCAAGGGCAGGGCAAGTGTCCTTTGAACTGAGCTGGAGATCACTGGTTGTGACGTGGGAGGTTCAGCTTGGTTACTATCGCAAAGCAGGTCTACTCCAGCGTGACCGCCTCAATGAACAGCTCCACCCAAAGACCATCACCTGTCTCAGCGCCTGAACCGCTGTGACCTTTGATCGGATCATGCAAGGATATACTtttcatgtttcctgttttggaGATGACTTGGATTATTCACAGGCTGCCATAAAGATATCATCCTGAAGGCAACAAGTTTAAGGCGAAGCAAACTCTGAGATTCAAAGACTTTAAGGGTAGTCAAAACGGAACTGAATTCATGGTGAACATGTTTTGGAGCAAATGACTGAAATCCAAATTTCTCCTGATGTGTGTTCCATCCCCATTGTGAATTTCTGGCATAAATATTCTCACAATGATGTCATTTAATGATGACATTTTATACTGAAATCATTCATTTCCTGCAACATTCATCCTCCTAGGTTACAGGGGGTGGAACCCTAACCAAGATGACTTTGAGCAGAAGGCGGGGTTTATCCTGCAGAAGTTGCCAGTTTATCACAGggccagacagagacagaccagTCACACTTACACACTTAGGTAGGTCAGCGATTCACCTCGACTGAACGTTTTTATTTGTAGGAGGCAGCCGGAGAACCCAgtgggaacccacgcagacacatcccttgctgtgaggaaacagcgctacccactgtcaGTATACAGAAATGAGTTAATGGACGAGTCAGAGATTTGATGCGAgattatattctcttaatgagcAACGAAGCCAAATACCAGTTGGTCTCTTTATTCCAAATTTAAGGGCATTAGTAGGAGTCTTTAAAGTTAGTAGTTCAATGAGTTGTTCCTATTCCTCTGACAGACAGTACGGCATCCAAATATGCCACCTGCTTATTTTAACATAAGTTTTAATATGTGGTCTTCACCATGCAGGAACGATGAACACAAGTAATTTAACTtaagaaaaaacagacacaaattcatattcaaaaaagttttaatcttgacataatatataaaaatataaaaactagtATTTAAATGTGGAACATGGACGGATATGCACACAGTTGAAGTTgaatatgaattttaaaaatgcttctaCTTTGTCACTCTACATTCTCTCATTGAGTGGAGgaaactgcaaaataaaaaacaaaacttttataAAAACTACCTTTCACATAGAAGTGAGATTAAAACTCATCTCTGATTTGAAAATGAAGCTGGTCTTCTGGCTTGAAGTTCTTGTTGGGACTTCCGTCCTGGTTGAGGATGCGTGATGCTGTGTAACCCACGATGGGATACTTCTTTTTGTACGTGCCTTCAAATACATCATCCAGAGactccagctgctcctcagtGAGGCCCGTCTGTAGATGTAAAGATGGGAATCCATCATAAAACACATTGTATGAAACTCACGTGAAATAATAAGAGAACCACACCGCAAAAACAAAATCTCATTTCTGAAGAACATTTATGACCAAAGCACAAAAACCTTTGAAGTAAATGGTATTTGTACTTTAgtgctacataaataaaatgaatttgactTGATAATTACATTCACTGTTATTTAATATGTAAGGCTAAACCACAACAATAAATGTTTCTGCCCAGCAGTGACTATAAATACTGCTTCTAGCAGTATTTGATAAGTGTTCATTTAGATAAATAAATTCTACATCTATTCCTTACATTAGCCTAAATATTGTGCGCATAAGCTTTAGATCAACAGCTCTGCTGCAAGGAAGACCTGACAGCGTCATGTTTACCACTCAGCATATTTACACAACTCAGTGACTCAAAGCCACTCACACTAACCTTTAAAGTCCCTCAGAGATCCTGTATTACTGATGCTAATTCCTTTAAACATCTCTGAAGCTGGAACATCTTGGGGAAGGTTTATAATCTCTGAATCAACTagttattttgatatttttatattgttgtgGCGCGAACAAAATGTCGAATAAAGTCGAAATGAgaataaatagtaaaataaaaagatttattagCTGTGGGAGCATCTGGGATCaattatttatattctttttttttggcctttgaCCAATCCAATCCAACCACAAAACTTCCACAGAAGTGTTACCAGCTTTTTCTAGATACCCTGtatccacacacaaaaactccTATTTGTAGAATTTTGCTAGATTATCCAGccaaatatatatttagtttttgtttacaTCATTTACATCATATTTTGATTGTAtactttaacaaaaaaatttttgctgCAAAAGCAGGAAATATTAAATCCTACAGGTTTAAGGCCTTTATGTGAAATCGACACCACAGTGCTGCTTTGTGTCAGACACTCTGGGGTCAGGGATCAGTGCGCCCCACCCATGGGACAGTCCCCACCCCTGTAGTTCATACAATTAGGTGGGTGAAACATTTAATTGTACACGTCCTCTCTCCGCTTACAGTATCTGATGTCAGGTCTTCTGGGTCCAGGGACATCTTAGCCACAGCCCGTGTGGAGTCTTTACCTACCAGGGCGTTGTATGGAGCATCTTTACCATAGAACTCTGgaggaattaaaataaaatatcacttTAGAACAGTGCAAATAATCAGGATCTGTGGTTTATGAATGAAAAGACACTTGACCCAGTGTTAGCGTTTCTGTTAGGTCAAAACTTtccagtggggaaaaaaatgtcaaataaaaaataatgccaCAAATGTGTTgcaatttgacatttttgaccTTTTCCCTTGGTGACATCAAACACCACGCCTTTGACTGCCATGTAAATAGGCTGGCCCTCCTGAGACAGATGGGGAAGAAACAAACGTTATGACGGATCGGACATTGAAGGCACCACCATTCATGATGGTCACAGATCCACATCAACGCTACCTCGCTGCCGTCGTATCTGTTCAGTTCCTCTTCTGTGAATAAACGGACGGGTTTGGTGGAtggtttgtattttaatttcatatctTCCGCTAAAGTtacagaaaaagacacaaagaggACACAGAGTCGCGCTGTTGCCATGGTAGGATCGCTACTAAGTCGAGTGACGAGAGGAAACTCTCCCAGCCTTGTTCCTGTTCACCGCTCCACGGGGTGGAGTGCGGCGTTTGAGACTGACGGAATTTACGGAATCTTTACTTCAAAATgttgtacagtactgtacagtattttgcaTTATGTTAATTTgactattaaatattaatatttaatgtggtTAATAGTGTGGTTAATGGTTggacatttaaaaagacatgtTTGATATACCAAAGCAATTGAGTTTTTTTTAGAACTTAAATGCAATGGCTTcctcattttcaaaataattgagTGACATTAAGGTAAATGTTCACTTTCTTACGCAGTTAGATGATAGTTTTGAGCTTGTGTTTGAAA
The Antennarius striatus isolate MH-2024 chromosome 17, ASM4005453v1, whole genome shotgun sequence genome window above contains:
- the nenf gene encoding neudesin — its product is MATARLCVLFVSFSVTLAEDMKLKYKPSTKPVRLFTEEELNRYDGSEEGQPIYMAVKGVVFDVTKGKEFYGKDAPYNALVGKDSTRAVAKMSLDPEDLTSDTTGLTEEQLESLDDVFEGTYKKKYPIVGYTASRILNQDGSPNKNFKPEDQLHFQIRDEF